The Lates calcarifer isolate ASB-BC8 linkage group LG11, TLL_Latcal_v3, whole genome shotgun sequence genomic sequence TCAATGAAATCATTGGCCTATGTGGTTATGATGTAAAGGTGAgcagaaattatgtttatcaATGAGACAGGAGTTGAAAATGAACGTTGGAAAGGCAGACTGCTGAAGGCTGCAGGTTTTAAAACTTCAGGAGGATAGGCGATGTTTTTTCTAAATCTACCCCCCTGCACTTTCTTGAGGTCTCTGACATCAGTGTACTCTCTCCATAAAGGCAGCATAATCAGGAACATAAGCGTAAAGGAATTTCCCCATTATGTAAGGTGTGAGGGGAACTACTTCTGAGAAAACTGGTGTACTGAAAGAGATCTAGAGATAGTGAGAttgagagagacagggagagcaaaaaacacaacagttagaggagacagagagagacaaccGGAGCAGGAGGTCAagcagatgaagagagagaagaacacTGTGAGGAGCTGGGAAAGCTCTCATGTCTTTCTAGTGATGGAAATAGGCCGTTCATGGAGGCAGCAGACTGGCTTAGAAAATGAGCTTTTAATTGCAATCCATTGGCCAAACCAAGAACAGCATATGCTCTATTGAGGTGCCTTTGAGCAAATCATCAAACCTCCAAACTGCTTCAAGGGCACTGCGCTGTGAGTGTTTTTGCACTGGAACATCTAACCATATACATATGTGTACTGGCCTTTGTGTGGTACTGGTTAGGACACAAAGACACTTGGATTTCAGTTCAGGTATCAAGATACGGTCAAACTATTTGCTATGCACAGAGCCACAAAGTAGAAAAAGGGACAAGAGCAGCACAAAGTACCATAATCTTTACAAACTAAAAGTACCCAACATGCTTTGCACCAGTAGATTaacaaaaaagttatttttatttgtagctCTTTGTGCTGCTGTCATATCTGACTCTGTGTGGTACTTCATGTAAATGAGTAGGACTTAAAGCCCTTATAAAGTCTTCTATTTTCAGTGAGCTATTTTAGGGTGCTCCCCTGGATGTTCTCCCTAACCACCCagataacaaaaatatttgactATGACGAAgaaaagtgctttacataaacaaatatttgattACAGACAAGATACCATTTTTGTAGCATGTTCCTGAGCCGTCGGTGGCACATGGatgaaaaagacacagtcaAAATATAACCCTGCTGTCAAACAGTCTTTGGTTATATAACGGATAGTTTTGACCTTTACAGTGTAGAATGTAGCCTTTCCATCTTCCCAAGAGgtttacattttgaaatccCAGTTCTGGATTTTCACGAACCTCAAGGGATCAAAGTGTGACAGCTGGAAGCAATGACAGACTTGCCTTTGGGATGTGCGGCTGGTTAGCGTGAGATGGAACAACTGCTGAGAGCCTACAGCAGAAGCAGCCTATGTTCTGCATGGTGCACAGACACAAGAGAGACAAATGGACTTTGTAACATAATGCGCCTCATTGTGGTGTTTAAAAGTAATATTTGTTGCCTTCAGAAACCATTAAGCCAGACCTTAGTTTCAATCCACATGGACTGTTGAGAGCAGGTTATCTGGATGTCACAATAAGCTTTGGTGGGctctttgtatttatttggATGTGTAGGAGTCAAGTGCTCTTTTGCTACAAAGCCAGATGTTGTAGCGCATTCACCAGTCAGGAGACAACATAAATTGTCTCCACATCTGTCTTAAATCATCCTCTAATAGTCACCTTAAATATCAAAGTCATGAGCCGATCCCGAGAGTCCTTCTGAGAAACAGCCACTTAATCAACCACTTCAATAACCgcatatgtttatgtgtgtctgcgCGTGTGCTGCAGTATGGAAACAATACCACCTcccaccaagaaaaaaaaaacccataagGAGGATAGGAGAGAAGAAAGGCATAAAGGACGTGGTTTGAAAAAAGGCAGGAGGCTGGTTATGAACATTTCTGGCATTCCTTGGCTCTGTGCAGCAGCCGGATTTTCTTTAGGGGAAGGGGTCGGTCCAGCCAAGAGCCACCAGAGCAGGACCCTGCAGGGGAGCCCCGCTTTCTCTTTACTGGCCATGGCTGAGCTGAACTGGCTCACTGCCAGCCATAAGAGGAAGAGCACATTAAAGCAAGAATTCATGATATTGGCAGGCTGGGATATTGTTTAACCTGACACAAGTAAACAAGCACAAGAGGGTGagcatgagagagaaagacagagagggaaagaaactTTACTACAGTGGAAAACATTACTCTGTGTTCCTCTTCACAGGATGCTGGCATTTCCTGTTCTGAGAGGCTGCTGGATATTTATGGAAGACTGGCTCAAGagaatacttttattttctttgtgataCTCTGTTTCTGTAAATAGATACACTGAGGGGAAAAGCAGATGCTTCACCCGCAATGTGATCCAAGCATGGGTAATCCGTTTTGGTATGAGATCTTGCTTTTCTGCTGACTTCATACACAGGTGAGCTATCAACGccagtcaaacagaaacaccactGTTGATCGTCAGCACCATGCAAAATGAGAGATGGGATCAAGTGAAAATGTGAGGTTTACAGGGGGATAACAGTATATTGTGGGCTGATACAAAAATGTGAGTAATGGCTCCCAGTGGGTGCTGGGACCCTCTGAAGGGTCAATCTGAAGGATCATATtaacaggaaaagaaataagaggaaaaaagcatcagcatgctaacatgctgatgctaaACAGGTATAATGTTTGTTATAGTTTaggttaacatgctaacatgctaacattttctaattatCACAAAACTAATCAGTTGAGGCCGATGGGAATGTCATTCATTTGGCACATATTTAATTatcaaatgaatatttacaAGGGTCAGTTCTGGAGATATGTCAGTTTGGATCAAAATGGTTGGTTGACTGACACACTAACTGACAGatgacactttaaaaaaaatcacacacagacagaagagtTTGATACAAAATGCgcatgtattttgtttttcttcgaTACATTTTGCAATGCATGCCATCatcaacatttattcattttaatataacGTCCCCACGGACAAGTGCAAACCTGCCTGAAATTCATGagcagaaaacaacaggaatAAGTAAAAGTTAATGTACAAAATAAGACGTGATATAATGATGTTAACATTCATacactggtaaaaaaaaaaaaaacagaacaaaaaaaaacaaaaaaacaaacaacaattatCCTTAGAGATTAATTTTAATACTAACTCACAATATACATTTCAGTACTTTTTTGAGAAATTCTTATTTCTCTGCTCCCGAGCATCTGAAGGCAAATATCATATATTTATACAACTCTGGGTTCTTCAGTTGACCATATCATTGTTCATCTACTACAACTCTAATAGCAAAACTGAGCTGTTGCTTTCAACCCCTGCCATTCCCTCTTTCCATGACTGATGTTTTCACAATATTCAAAGAGCATGAAATCTAGCGCAGTTAAGTACAAAAAAAATTGTGCAACTTGTGCAATAGCCAACAAAAAAAACGAACCAAGTAAAACTTTTAACTTTGATATTAACAGAGAAGTGAGGTTGAGAAAGTGGCACATTTGTGAAAAAAAGGTCATGTGACAATAACAGTGGATGGTGGAGAATATGGTTGttaatatgtacagtacattgtgACAGCTGACTGTGCTCGATGAGCCTTTGGTTTCTTACTATTACACGGAagtccaaaaacaaaataaaaagtgctCAAGATTGTccttaaaaaaataagaatgcTACCATTTTCATCTCAAAGTCAGGCATTGATGTGGCTTTGTATGTTTAAGGGGCTGAAGTGGTATACCAAACACATATAAATAAACGTATAAAACAGTGGGACAGTTAACGTCTGGATTCAGCGTAGGTGCTGTCCTTTAATTCCATTGTTAAATAGAACCATCTGTCAAAACCCTTTACTTCCTTCAAGAAAACTCATCACAGAAGGTATGTCTGGGTCAGCTGAAGCATAACTTGTTTTGATGAGAGCACACAGTGAGTGAAGTCATTTCCCAAGGAAGCAGGAGGCTGCCTTTCCTCCTTCAAAGGGCTAATTGGGTAAAATGAGGAACCAGTGTGCGTGCAGGGGTGAACTGACAACAGTATTATAAGCTGAGCCCAGTTCAGTTCTGTCACTTTTAAGGTAGCAGTGCAGTCCTGCGACACAATCCTTGTGTGTCTTCTCCCACTCTTTTCTCCTGCATCTTCATTCCTCTCACATTCCTGCCGTGCAATCATAAATCAGCACGGAGTAGCATGtattattcacacacataaacacacacgcagaggtATCAAACTCCACACAGCCCAGCTCACAGACATCACAGCAGTAGAAGCAGCCAGCAGCAGGCATACAGCATCCATATAGCATGGCCTTGTGTCAGATCCAAACCAAGAAGCTGCAGGCTCACTGGCTTTCAGCGTCTGCCCCGTTGAGTTTGAattctttcagtctctctccacCTGTGAGGCATCATTCAGCAGATCAGCTCCTGCTGTATTTCAGGTCGTGTGGGGAAGGGGGACTCGCTGAAAGAGAAGGCGTCACGGCCCGTCTTCAGCCCACCCTGGCCTGAGCACGTAAGGTACGAGCCGAGCAAGTCCAGCTCAGGGGACGGAGCTGGGCTCTCGGGCTCCGACTCAGACTGACTCGTCTCCGGCTCGTCCAAAGAAGCAGCCGACCTGGTGTGGAGGTGCGGGTGGGAGTGGGGATGGGGGAGCGGGTTCAGCCAGGGGTGGTTGAGGCATTCTTCTGCTGTGGCTCTcttcctgcacacacaaacacaataacactGTGGATGAGTGGAAATTCCCAAAGAGTTTACATAACCGGTGGATTGCCTGGATCTTCCGATTCACTCAATCCATTCTTTCGCAGACGTCGGCCATATTCCTTTTCAACATTTGGTttggaaaaaccacaaaaaaagcACTTTTTGCTCTCAAGACTTTTtccccctccatccctcacTGATTACTCAAACACTGAGGAATCTTCCACTTTTTCCAACGCCACCACTAATCTGCTGCAATTAAATGATACTGACTGGAGATTATGGCACTGGATGTGAGACAGAGGCTGCTGCTACTTTGTATCAAGAGATTGTGCTGATAAATTAAGGGCTCAGTGTTGGAGCACTCAGTCAGAATTAGGCTAAGTTAAGTTCATCAGAAATATGGTTATATAGCTTTCCTCGGAAATCACCTTAGTTTGactactcttttttttttttaacatggtGACACTTAAAGTTGACGTGTCAAgtgtgaaatgtcaaaacaaagatacgggcatttcttttttttgaatGAGGTGAGCTTACAATCACTGTTTGctaaaaaaggaaatgttttatCGTGTATGTGACGCAAATCTtgttaccacacacacacacagccggATGTACTTCCGTCCTGCAGTGAACCTGACTCACATCCTTGGTGTGTGAATCAGCTCAGATCGATGCTGATGGAAACTTTGCAGATTTATCCATAATAGACATTATCTTCATTATTACTGTAAGCAGCCTCACCTGGGGTTTTTAAGTAACAGGGACTTGATGAAGTCAATAGCCAGGGAGGAGATTCCTTCAAACGTGTCTTGAGAGTAGTCTACGTTGACTTGGGAGATATTGAGGAATGTTTGCTGCTTTTCGTCACCCAGGAAGGGAGACTCGCCTGTCAGCATGACGTAGATCAGGACCCCGATACTCctgtcagagagggaggaagaaagggaaggagTTTATGAGGAAATTCGTCATCTTTGATGGTTACAGAATCTGTTTTGCGACACACTGTGGCACAATAGATCTGGCTGCCTTCCACTATGCTGTGGTTAGTCGAAAAGCATGAAGCAAAGACAATCTTATGGTCAAAGGTCTAGACATAAAACTTCAGTCTGCACGTTAGGGAGGTGATGTCACTGTCCTGAATATGTCTTTATTCCTAGACGTAAAGCAGGAACTAAATGAGTTCTGCACAGCATCCATTAAAAATGGGTGGAAATAGTCTCATTAACTACAGTAGCACACTTACCACATGTCTGTAGCAGTGCTAATGGGTTCATAGTTCAGGATCTCTGGTgctgcaacagaaacacatggcCCCAATTAGTCATGATAAATGACACTCAGATTGAAAAGACACAGGTGATTCTGTGTATTGAAGGACTGAAAGCAGGACTCACCCACATACTCTGGGGTGCCCAGAATCTCTCTGACTTCTGTGATGTTGTCCATGCGCCTGGACAAGCCAAAGTCCACAATACGAATGTCCCCAAGAGGTCTGGCACTGGTCAGCAAGATGTTCTGGGGCTGGAGAGGACGGACACACAGATTAGACAGAGGTATGTTACATAAGGGCTAATGATTATTCAAGAAGCCTGAGGTCTGACATCTGAGGTCATTAATTATATGTCAGTGTGAATGAGTCAAAGCATTTGAGGTAACTGATCCCAAGAGGATCTGGGGTCTAGTTTGTCATTCAGTATACTAGTTGCTCCTCTTAGCTAAGATCATCCACTAAGCTTATCAGATGAGACTGAAAGCAGGTAGGATATTCCTGTGAACCACTTGaatggtttgtgtgtgcaaaTACTGTAGTGTGCGTACAACTGTGCTTAATTCTGGGTCAAACTGGCTTATTGCCAGAGCTGGTTGGAACACTTGAGATAAACacaagaggagaggacaggCCAACTATCAGGCTCAGGCCACTAAAGTCTATGGGACCACAAGAGCAACTGAAGAGACATGAGATTCACCTCTTGAAAATACTTAGCCTTACACTATGTTATCATACACCACAATGTTTTAAAGCATGAGTCCTGATAAACTATGGATTTGGTATATTTCATCTGATAATTTAATCTAGAACAAAtgcagggttttgttttttttacttttagagAAATTGTGTAACCTGTACTGAGAAACCAGACGCTTGGTAATTTTTTCAAGACCCTTAGGGAAAAGGAAAACCTCAATGATGACTACCTAGTTACCTTGTGGCccattaaagaaaacacaattgTTCAGTGAGGTTCCTTTACAGACAGATTCTTCTTGGGAATAGGGTTGTTACACACTGAATGAGCTGCGCTTGCATAACAGTAATCATATCTTACTCAGTCTGGCCCTCAAGGGAATACACTGTCCTATATTGTCATATAATGTTTCAGTGTGCTTACTTTCAGATCCAGATGCACAACATTGTTTCGATGAAGGAAAGCCACCCCAGTCAGGATCTGCTTGGCCAGCCGGATCACATCTTTCTCTGTGAAAGCCTCGTCATTATCAGCAACACATTGGTTGAAGATTTCGCCACCAGCGGCActggaaggaaagaaaggaaggaaaactgagaaaacaaaacaaggataAGATGTGAAGAAAAGAACTGTACATGGATAGCCACCCAGTGGAGTTTAGCTTGGCTTACTTTCATATTTGATTATTCATTTTAACTTGTCATAATAAATTGCGCCTTAAACTGAACAAATACGCCCTTCCTCTCAGTTTGAAATGTGACAATGGCAAATTCCAACACATCCCATTAGTGCAATTTTAGTGAACAAACCCAAAATCATttccactcttttttttttaaaattgcatAACAGCCAGTCTCCTCATTAGTGTACTTTGGCTTGGAAGAACAAAGTTCATCCACATCTACACACTGTTTGCATGTGAGTCCAACATGAATTTAAGGTCCCACGCCTCTGCATGTACTTTCCCTTTCTCAGGAATATTACTGGAGATAAGACTAGTCATATCAGCTTATAGCAGGTTGAGATAAGGACTTATATAGCCTGATATATTGCAAGTTAACTTACTAAATCAAAACAGGGGAAAGAGCAACTAAGAAGAGCCTTAAAAAGAACAGATCTTGAAGTATAAAGATACCAGAGAAGGTGCATAAAGCGTGGCAGGAAATCAGTGTCAGGTTGGTAACTAGATACTGTGTATGAGCCCCAGCCTG encodes the following:
- the stk17al gene encoding serine/threonine kinase 17a like, which codes for MPDSATMSKNGMVTKIHTRIRTDPFTANYDLVGKELGRGKFAVVKKCIEKATGKQYAAKFLRKRRKGADCRMDILNEIAVLEAAKANPYVVALHEVYETHTEIILVLECAAGGEIFNQCVADNDEAFTEKDVIRLAKQILTGVAFLHRNNVVHLDLKPQNILLTSARPLGDIRIVDFGLSRRMDNITEVREILGTPEYVAPEILNYEPISTATDMWSIGVLIYVMLTGESPFLGDEKQQTFLNISQVNVDYSQDTFEGISSLAIDFIKSLLLKNPRKRATAEECLNHPWLNPLPHPHSHPHLHTRSAASLDEPETSQSESEPESPAPSPELDLLGSYLTCSGQGGLKTGRDAFSFSESPFPTRPEIQQELIC